From the genome of Rubrobacter calidifluminis:
GTGACCCGGACGCCCTTGACGGGGAAGAGCAGCCCGGAGACGATGTAGACGGTCGCGGCGGTCAGGGCTGCGACGGCGACCGAGACCGAGATCGCGCGCAGCAGCCGGGCCGGCGAAAAGCTCATCCCCCTCCCCTCAGAGTAGTGCGAGCAGCTCATCGCCGACCCTGGAGACGTCCCCGGCGCCGAGAGTGAGCACGGTATCCCCGCTCTCGCAGATCTCGCGCAGGACGCGGGGGATGACGTTGAGCTCCGGGAGGTAATAGACCTCGGGCCGGCGCGGTCCGTAGTCCGGAACGTCGCAGATCGCGTCGACGATCAGCTTCCCGTTCACGCCCGGCAGGGGCATCTCCCCGGCACCGTAGACCTCGGTGACGAGCACCGCGTCCGCCGCCGAGAAAGCTCCGCCGAACTCGCGGTAGAGCCGGCGGGTGCGCGAGTATCGGTGCGGCTGGAAGACCGCGATCACCCTACCTCCGGGCTCCAGCGTCGCCCGCGCCACCTCAAGGGTCGCGGCGAGCTCGGTCGGGTGGTGGGCGTAGTCGTCGACGACCCTGACGTTCGAGCGCACCCCCTTGAGCTGGAAGCGCCGCCGCACCCCGGAGAACGTCGCGAGGGCGCGGGCCGCCTCGTGGGCGTCGTGGCCGAGCCAGCGTGCCACCGCGGCCGCAGCGAGCGAGTTGAGCACGTTGTGCCTCCCGAAGACACCGAGCCTGACCTCGCCGAGTTCCTTCCCGTCCTCGAGCAGGACGTAGCGGTTCGGGCCGAGTATGCGCGCCCGCAGCTCCCCGCCGGAGATGCCGTAGGTGACCACCTCGCACGGAGCCCGGGAGGCGAGCTTCAGGCAGCGCTCGTCCTCGGCGCAGGTCACCAGCAGGCCGTCCTCCGGCAGCCTCCCGACGAAGCACGCGAAAGTCTCCAGGACGTCGTCGAGCGAGTGGTAGAAGTCCGGGTGGTCGAACTCGACGTTGGTCACCACGGCAGCCTCCGGGCTCAGGTAGAGCAGCGAGCGGTCGCTCTCATCCGCCTCGGCCACCACGAGCTCCCCGGTACCATCAAGGGCGTTGGAGCCGATGTCGTTGAGCTCCCCGCCGACGAGCGCCGTCGGGCTCTCCCCGAGAACCCTGAGAGCGTGGGCGATCATGCTCGTCGTGGTCGTCTTGCCGTGGGTCCCGGCGACCGCGATACCCCGTTTGCCCTCCAGTATCTTGGAGAGGGCCTGCGCCCGGGGGATGACGGAGATACCCCTCCTCCTCGCTTCGAGAACCTCCGGATTGGTCTCCGGGATCGCGGTGGAGACCACGACGACCTCCGCATCGCCGACGTTGGAGGCGTCGTGACCGATCACCACCGGCACCCCCACCTCGCGCAGCCGCCTCGTGTAGCTGGACTCCTTGAGGTCGGAGCCGGTCACATCGTGTCCTCTGGCGCGGAGGATCTGGGCAATGCCGCTCATCCCGGCCCCCCCGATCCCGACCATGTGTATCCTCAACGCTTCATCCTCCCCTGATCGTCCTTCCGCCAGGCCGCCTCGAGGAGGGCCGTGGCCACCTCCGCGGCGGCATCCGGCGTCGCCAGTTCCTTCATCCGGGCGGCGAGCTGCTCCCGGCGCCCCTTGTCGCCGAGCAACCCCTCGACCCTCTCCCGCAGCCTCCGGGCGTCGACCTCCCCGTCCAGCATCAGCTCGGCCGCCCCACGCCCGGTGAAGTAGCGGGCGTTGTGCAGCTGGTGGTCTTGGGCGGCGTAGGGGTAGGGGACGAGTATCGCCGCCCTCCCGGCCGCCGCCAGATCGAAGAGCGAGCCGGCGCCGGCTCTCGTGACCGCGAGCTCGCAGGCCGCGACGTAGCGCCACAGCTCGGGCTCGTACTCCAGGATGAGGTGCCGAGGGTTCTTCGTCGA
Proteins encoded in this window:
- the murC gene encoding UDP-N-acetylmuramate--L-alanine ligase; amino-acid sequence: MRIHMVGIGGAGMSGIAQILRARGHDVTGSDLKESSYTRRLREVGVPVVIGHDASNVGDAEVVVVSTAIPETNPEVLEARRRGISVIPRAQALSKILEGKRGIAVAGTHGKTTTTSMIAHALRVLGESPTALVGGELNDIGSNALDGTGELVVAEADESDRSLLYLSPEAAVVTNVEFDHPDFYHSLDDVLETFACFVGRLPEDGLLVTCAEDERCLKLASRAPCEVVTYGISGGELRARILGPNRYVLLEDGKELGEVRLGVFGRHNVLNSLAAAAVARWLGHDAHEAARALATFSGVRRRFQLKGVRSNVRVVDDYAHHPTELAATLEVARATLEPGGRVIAVFQPHRYSRTRRLYREFGGAFSAADAVLVTEVYGAGEMPLPGVNGKLIVDAICDVPDYGPRRPEVYYLPELNVIPRVLREICESGDTVLTLGAGDVSRVGDELLALL